The sequence CACCTCGGTACTGTGGGCAGAACCTTACTTCAGTTCGACCTTAGCACCAGCAGCTTCGAGCTGCTCTTTGATCTTGTTGGCTTCGTCCTTGGAAGCGCCTTCCTTGATGGCGCCGCCCTTTTCAGCCATATCCTTGGCTTCTTTCAGGCCCAGGCCGGTGATGCCACGGATTTCCTTAATCACGTTGATCTTGCTGGAGCCAGCGTCCACCAGGATTACGTCGAATTCGTCCTTCTCTTCGGCAGCGGGAGCAGCAGCGCCGCCGGCGGCACCAGCAGCAGCCACAACAGCTTCAACGCCCCAGGTTTCTTTCAGGCCGTCGATCAGGTCGGCGAGTTCCATGATGGTCAGTTGGCTGAGTTGGTCAATCAGAGCTTGTTTGTCGTATGCCATGTTCGTTTCCTCCAGTTAGGGGATAAGTTGAGTGAGGTTGAAAGGTACGGGGAAGGCGCTTATTCAGCAGCGGGGGCAGGAGCACTGCCCCCTTCGGCCTGCAGCTTGCTCTGGTAGGCTTCCAGCGTGCCGATAAAGGTCGCCAGGTGGGTGGACAGAACGCCGACCATTTCGGCTTGCAGGCTCTGCTTGCTGCCCAGGGTCGCCAGCTTGGTGATGACCTTGGTATCTACGCGGTTGCCTTCGACGAAGCCGCCCTTGAAAGTAGGGATACCAGCTTCGTTGGTCTTGGCAATATCGCTCAGGGCCTTGGCTACGCCAGCGGGGTCTTCGCTGGCCAGCACCAGGGCGCTGGGTCCGGCAAGAATATCGGAGAAGTCCTGATCATTGCTTTGCAGGGCCAGGTGAATCAGGGTGTTCTTGGCCACGATCAGCTGGCCGCCCTTATCACGAATATCCTGACGCAGTTTGGACAGCTGTCCAGCGCTCAGACCCTGGTAGTCCACCAGGTAGAACGATTCCACGCCAGCGAGGCTCTGTTGCAGGTCACTCAGGCTTTTTTGATTGCGCTCATTGGCCATGTTGACCTCCTTCGCTTGGAGTTGTGCTGCTTAGCAGCTCTGGGTCCAGGTGCGGGCACCTGGCATCTCGGCGGGATATTTAAACTTGGCAAGGGTCCCCGCTGTCTACGGTGCCGAAATTGAAGAGGTGCTGTTCGCACCGGGGTGCCGTGAGGGCAAAAAATCGTGAACTTAGTTCTGAGCAGCGCTCAGGCTCAGCTGAATGCTGGGACCCATGGTGCTGGTCAGATAAGCACTACGCAGGAACACGCCCTTGGCAGCGCCAGGCTTGGCAGCTTCCAGAGCCTGCAC is a genomic window of Deinococcus proteolyticus MRP containing:
- the rplL gene encoding 50S ribosomal protein L7/L12, with protein sequence MAYDKQALIDQLSQLTIMELADLIDGLKETWGVEAVVAAAGAAGGAAAPAAEEKDEFDVILVDAGSSKINVIKEIRGITGLGLKEAKDMAEKGGAIKEGASKDEANKIKEQLEAAGAKVELK
- the rplJ gene encoding 50S ribosomal protein L10 — its product is MANERNQKSLSDLQQSLAGVESFYLVDYQGLSAGQLSKLRQDIRDKGGQLIVAKNTLIHLALQSNDQDFSDILAGPSALVLASEDPAGVAKALSDIAKTNEAGIPTFKGGFVEGNRVDTKVITKLATLGSKQSLQAEMVGVLSTHLATFIGTLEAYQSKLQAEGGSAPAPAAE